A stretch of DNA from Lotus japonicus ecotype B-129 chromosome 4, LjGifu_v1.2:
TCCCAATTGTGCTTTGGTCTTATCATTTAGCAAGTTCAGTAATGTTTGGTGGAATGGTAGAACTAAAATAGATTTCCGTTTATGTTAATCCAATCTAAGTATGCAAAAGTTGGCTAAATATTATcactttttttgttgttgttggattaatattttcttatttttcctTGATTATGCAGATCAGGTGGTGATGATTTCTGCTACTTGTCTTGTCATTTTGTTCACAGTACAAAAGTATGGAACAAGTAAAGTGGGGCTTGCTGTTGGACCTGCTTTGTTTATATGGTTTTGTTTTCTTGCGGGCATTGGCATATACAATCTTGTCAAATATGACAGCAGCGTTTTCAGGGCATTTAATCCTATTCACAtctattattattttgaaaGGAATTCAACTAAAGCATGGTATTCTCTTGGGGGATGTCTTCTGTGTGCAACTGGTAAACACATATATACAGGATTATTGATATAGATGCAATCATATATGTTCTATCTTACcatgtatattttattttattgatgtgtctgtttttatctatttataaatttataaatacTTAAATGTGTTTTTGGTCCTAAAAGGATGACAATTTTTGAAATCAAtccttattttaattttagtccctatATTTGATAAATAAAGTGTATTTTTAGAACCATGTTATCAACCATTCTCACCGGTGCCTCCAGTGATATTCTTGGTACATGTCCATACCACCCTAACTGATTTTCTGTCACCTTCTCCTCGATAGGCGCCACACCCATATGTGCTCTCATACGATCATTGCGTATCTTGTCCTTTCTAGTGTGTCTACTTGTCCATCTTAATAATCTCATTTCTTCTACTCCAACTTTTTTCTCATGTCATGTTAAAGTCCAACATCCGCTACCAATGAGGATAGCAGGTCTTATAGCGGTTTGGTAAAACTTTCCTTTGAGTTCGGTAGGTACTTTGCGGTCACAAATAACTCCTGATGCTTTTATCCACTTTAACCTCCCTGCTTAAATTCTGTGTGTAAATCTTTCATCATTTTCAATTTCCCCATTGTACTTAAACTGTGTTACTTCAACAAGAAATATGACTAGTCATATTTCTTGTTGAAGTGGGATTTCCTTTGTCCTCCAACACAcaccaataaaaaaaatagcttGTTCTATCTCAGCGTCCCCCCTCCTCCctaccaaaaagaaagttatcTTGATAGTGAAATATGGTGGATATGCAAAACATAAACTCTTCAACTATTGATTAACATTGTTACTGGATCATGTTACAGGCTCTGAAGCCATGTTTGCAGATCTTTGCTACTTCCCTGTTCGAGCAGTTCAGGTAACAATTGGTTTCAATGTTATAGCTATCATGACTTctgttttaatttcttttgcTTCCTTTATCTTCTAATCAGTAAAGATATTGAtgaactttttatttttgaaaggaATATATTGATGAAACTGATGGTGGTTTGTTTGCAGCTTACATTTGTATTTCTTGTTTTGCCATGCCTACTATTGGGTTATTTGGGTCAAGCTGCATACCTTATGGAAAACCATGCTGATGGTGGCCAAgcctttttttcttctgttcCAAGTAGGTATTAGTATATATTTTCTTCAGTAATTGTTTTTGGTTCCTTGCACTTACCTGAATCTTTGCGTACTATTATTCTGTGTCTGCAGGTGGTGCATTTTGGCCGACTTTCCTCGTTGCTAACATTGCTGCCCTAATTGCAAGTCGGGCCATGACAACAGCTACATTTTCGTGCATAAAACAGTCAATTGCACTTGGTTGTTTCCCTCGTCTTAAAATAGTTCATACCTCTCGGAAATTTATGGGCCAGATCTATATCCCTGTCATTAACTGGTTTCTCTTGGCTGTTTCTCTGGTGTTAATCTGCTCTATTTCCAGCATTGATGAAATCGGAAATGCATATGGTAATGGTTTTGTttcaatttctttatttttatctctataATAATTTTGCCAAATTTATCAGACACATACTCATATCACTTGTCAAATTGTAAAAGTGTAATGAATTTGTTGTATGGATATGGGTAGGGTTGGGTAACCATCTGCATAGTTTTATGAGTAATCACCCATACCCAGATTCAACCCCATATAATGGGTATGTACCCTACCCTTCTCATTATAGGCAATTTTATCACCCTATGTCCCTATCCCATTCCAAGTTTAGGACGCCACAAGCTTCAGCTATTGAGCAATACAGATCCAAACTCAAAACCACTTTGTCCTTGCTATTCAATCCTACCGGTTGAACTAATCCTCATTAGCAAAACATCAGTGTTAGGGAACAACTTCCACTTGAAGTTTAAAATTGGAAAATGAATAGATAAATTATAATTTGGTTTTGCAAGCTTAGACAAGGGAAGAGAGTGGAGCTTTCTGTTGTTGTTAGGCTCTGAACTTCattgttgtttattatattatataatataaaaatgtaTTTGTTTTCAGTTTGTTCTTTTGTCGTCTTTCAGGCATTGCTGAGCTGGGGGTGATGATGATGACCACTATTTTAGTAACTCTTGTTATGCTTCTTATATGGCAGATACACATCATCATAGTGCTGAGTTTCTTGGTAGTCTTCTTAGGATTGGAGTTGACTTTCTTTTCATCGGTTTTGGGGAGCGTGGCAGATGGAAGTTGGATTATATTGGTCTTTGCTGTAATAATGTTTTTTATAATGTTTGTATGGAATTACGGAAGCAAGCTCAAGTATGAAACTGAGGTCAAGCAAAAACTGTCTAATGATTTAATGCGAGAATTAGGCTGCAATCTTGGGACAATACGTGCTCCTGGGATTGGTTTGCTCTATAATGAGTTGGTCAAAGGAATTCCAGGAATATTTGGTCATTTTCTAACCACACTTCCAGCAATACACTCCATGATCATATTTGTGAGTATTAAGTATGTTCCAGTTTCTGTGGTGCCCCAGAGGGAAAGGTTCCTTTTTCGGCGAGTCTGCCAGAGAAGCTATCATATGTTTCGTTGTATTGCCAGGTAAAAAGTGCTGACTCTGGAAGAGCCGAATGGATTACGTACATATTACTTTTAGAAAAAATTGCTATGGCTTTAAATGAATATCTCAAGGGAATAGTTTAGTGAAATTTTGTATAGGgtaaattttcaaacatgagttggtaaaaatatttgttttcagGAGTGGTTTAGGGTCAATAAATGGGTAACTCATCGGTGTCTCTTTTGACATAGTTATGTTTGCGTGGTTTTTAGTTCATGAAAAGGAAATATTTTTGTTAAGATAATACATATTATCCTTGTGATTAAAATTTCTTTTTATCTTGCAAGTCTGATCTGAACTTTCATATCTGAACAGGTATGGCTACAAAGATGTTCGCAAAGAAAATCACCAGACTTTTGAGCAGATGCTGATGGAGAGCCTAGAGAAGTTTATACGCCGTGAAGCTCAGGAGAGGTCACTAGAGAGTGATGGGAATGATGATACTGAGTCAGAGGATGAGTACTCTGGTTCTAGGGTTCTTATAGCTCCCAATGGGAGTGTTTACTCACTCGGGGTTCCTCTTCTTGCTGATTTTAATGATATAGGCAAATCCATTTTCGAAGCAAGCACATCAGAAGAAGTAAACAACACATCTCCTAAGCCCCCAGTGCTTGACGCTGAGCAAAGTCTTGAAAGAGAGTTATCTTTTATACGCATGGCCAAGGAGTCTGGATTGGTTTATCTTCTTGGTCATGGGGATATAAGGGCAAGAAAAGACTCCTGGTTTATCAAGAAGCTAATGATAAACTATTTTTATGCTTTTCTGAGGAAAAACTGCAGAAGGGGGATCACAAATTTAAGTGTACCCCATTCACATCTTATGCAGGTTGGTATGActtacatggtttgaccatcaATTTTGCATTCCAATAAATCAAGTGCCTGGTAAGTCGGAATATTCACATATTTGAAGGTCTCCTCTTGGATCCTCACATTCTTTTCAGCTGGTTATCTGTAAATTTTTACAAGGTTACTAATGGTTGTGGGTTGGACTGTGGATATAAGGAATTGGAGTAGGCTGAGAACACAGAGAAACAGAGATATATGtagaattttatttaaaaaaaaaacctgtacACCGACATTGTTGACGTGTCAAGTTTTGTACATCGAGTATATTTTTAGCATAGATTTTTGTAATTTACATCAACTGTCTGCCAATGTTATGTCATCTTCGAATTTGAATTTTAGAGATTGAAACCTTTTTTCCCGACAGCAGAGTTTGAAACTTAAATGAGATTACTTTGTCTATGGTATATTTCATTGTTGTCACTTTTGATTCATTATATTTGCTTTGAAGCATTCACTGACATTTGTTACTCTTTGGCAATTGAGAGGACTCAAGTCAAGCATTCCATTCCCTGTGGATTAATCAATAGCAGAAGCTGTAAAGTCGTAAATTAGGAATATTAGAGGCTGAACAGGTCACTTCGGGCGTGAACAAAACAAGTTTGGAATAGAGGATTTGATGTTTGTCTAGAGGATTTATCGATCCCACATGCATCCATTGCGATTTGGAATAGACTTTGGCAGAAAATGATTTCCTTGAAGACCGAAATTTACAGAAATTTTATCCAAACTTGGGTCCTTTAGACAAAAGGGTCAATCAAAATGTATAATTCATGAAGATGGTCGAATAAttcttttcctatttaaaaaaaaaagaactttaCGTTGAGAAGgactaaaaaaacaaaacaagaacaagaacaaggcTCCAACACAGAAGAACAAAGGAAAAATGGACGTGTGGTGTCATAGGTGGAAAGTTTGTAATTATGGGTAGAAAGCTCTCAAAGAGGCAACGTAATGTCTCTGATTAACTGTTTCAGATGACATAATTGCTTGATTAGTGTCCCTCCCTCGGTTTATTTCATCTCTATACATTAAATTTCTCGTTAGTACAGATTCCTTACATCCTTCAGAGTTCAGATGGTCTCCACAAGAACAAAATTTTGAAGTGTATTATAGCCCTGCCATGCTCTACCTGACCTTGGATATCTGAACTGGGAACCTCATTTCTGTTGCGTTATTGGGTGCCTCCATCCAATATCTAATATTTATACTTCATTTTCTGGTTTTGGGGTGTCCGATCAGAATCCACGTGGATCTTAGTCTTTGGCAACATGTCAAGTATTTGTTTCTGCTTTGAGGAAAATTTGAATCTCAAAAGCAAAGAGTTAGTCATTACGCCAATGGAACTCAACCCCATGAGAGCCCCTGCAATTGATGGAGTCAGCATGGTACCATTTACAGGAAATAACACTCCAGCAGCAATTGGAATCCCTACCTGTATAATGATAGAAGTATAATTACACGACAGTTCAATCACGATTAAATCAAATGGTACCGTTTCAGATATCCCAAAAGCAGAGCACTAAGACTACAAACATTGAAAACAAGAAATACTAATCAGTCCTAATTCCTTTATTCAGTTGATCTTGGTATGAAAGAAATCTGTGTATACTGTCTGTCTTTTCAGAAAGAAAAGTTTTTAGATCAAAAGTAAATGATGACCGGTAATGCTAGTTGCATGATAACACTTCTGCTAGCAGTTACATGGTGGTATTAGATGTTACGACATTGATTTTATTCCACATTTTGAGATGGAATGTTGTATTCCATCAACTAACAGGTTCTTTCATTGATCATGATAAAACAAAATACTGAGAACATTTTCCAAGCTTCAACTAGTAAGAAAATCTCGAATGTTGTTGGGTGGAAGACATGAGTTAAAAGAAGCACATGGAAAATTCTTAGCTATACACTACCCCAACCTGTGACCATGCTGATCATTTTTATATTTGGACAGTAGAACTTACAATGTTGTATATGAAAGCCCACCAAAGATTTTGTTTTACAGTAGTCATGGTTAGCCTGCTAAGCTCCAAAGCATCAAGTAGCTGCATAGAAATATAAAGATTGTTCACATAATATACACTTCATTGTCAGAATAGATAGAATAAAAGAGAATGAGGCAGTTACAGAAGTTAGAGAGGATATAGTTAAATAGCGGGAATATCAGTAAAAAAAGAGAGGGGAAATAAGGAATCAATGATTACAGAGTATTAGCAAGTTTGTAAGAAAGGGAGAAACCCTCTCCGGAGAATTCTTTCACACATTCTCAATATTCATTACTAACTTCCATTTTATAAATATCTCATAACAAGTGTCAACATCCAAAAAGTATTATGGGTCCACATATACAATATCCGGACTTAAGTAAAGACATTGAGACAAGAGTCAAAGCATTCATTCACTATTTAGCCATTTTTACATTGACTGTGAAAGGCATAACACAACCTTCCTCCTTTATATTGGCTTAGGATCCGCTACGCAAGTGGggtaaatattaaattaatttacaaTGGTACATAATGCAAACAATTAAATTAAGAAATTCATTAAGACGAGGAGAAAAAATTACAAAGGAAACGGAGGATAAAGAATCCTGCTAAGCAAAAGAACAAACAGAAGACAACCAAGAAATACAGAAATATCTTCTAGCAAAACCCCATGAAAAAGATCATGTAGTTTGCACCAATGATTTTCCCAAGAAACTGCCCTAAAAGTAAGACTGTTGAGGTTATGATTTCTCACATGCCATTTTCACAAACAGTAGACTTCTTTCAAACATAAATTTATGGTTAAAGGATGGAGTCAAATAATAAATGCTGCAATAAATTGAAGAACACAGAAACAAGATAGTTTTGAGAAATATAAGAAAGTCTTGAGAGAATTAGAAGGAAAAGATTAAGGCAAATACCAATTACCTGTGACAGATGGTCGCGCATCAATATGATAGAAGACACCTCACTAGCAGCTCCTACACCTCCACCTAATGCAATACCAATATGTGAAGCTGCTAGGGCAGCTGCATCGTTAATTCCATCACCAACCATGGCGACAATGTTATCTTTCTGGAGTTCATTTATGAACTTCTTCTTTTGATCAGGTTTGACGCCTGATAACACCTACAATTAGCAACATATGGAAGAcatcaaataacaaataaaaaaacttcCCTGTAACAAAAAACCAttaactagaaaaaaaaaactggtacATAAGAATCCAAACACACAGCACTATCTGATTATCTGAGCTAAAGCCCAAATTTAGTTTCTAGAGGATGAAACAATATAGGAAGAACTGGTTAGAGAATGACTAACCAATCTGCTACAGTTCAGGAAATAAGATAAATCTGAAGCTAAGGATCAAATAACACTGATCTTATTTAATCTAAATTCTAGAAGCCTAACCTAAACTTCTGGAATAAATTCGTATTCATAATCCGAATTTCTAACaacttctgcactcctggctcATGCAGCTGTGATCTACCCTAATTTGTGTTCAGTTTGTCCATATTGGGTCATATAACCCACCACTatttagtcttctcaaggatgtTCGGCACTTGTTTTGCTCTCCATTATGTCCTCAACATTGTTTTAATAGTATCCATGGCTTCTGGAACCTCCCATAACCCATCTATCAGTTCCGGTGCCACGCAAGTCACCTATAACTGATTTTCAAGGATATACGCATATATAGTACCCACTCTAATATAGTTATATTTTTAAGCGTGGCTTCAAAATCTTTGCCTTACAAGCACTCTtagctataaaaaaaattatttcgcATTTTGGAAACCTTTTACCTTGTCTTTGGGAATTCCAACAAGAGATGCAACATGTTCAGCTGCATTCCTTTTATCTCCAGACAGCATGTATACACTAATATCTTGCTTAGACAACGTGTCCACAACATGCCTTGCATCTTCCCTTACCTCATCTTCAAAATAAATTAGGCCAGCTAGAGTATCATTAACTCCAACATAGACAAAGGACTCGTTTTTACACTCCACTTCTTGAAGTATATTGTTGTTAATTCCGTGCCTACACAAAGGAATTATCTGTTAAaggtttgaataaaaaataacaattgtaCAACAAGTTATTACAAGAGAAGAAAATTGATAAAGTGAaggaaagtaaaagaaaaaattgagcGAGAAGTTGAAGAGCTTTCCAAGTAAATTCATTTTCTAGTTTGTGTTAATCTGCAGGAGGCTGAAAATATTGATAAGAAAAATACACATATTCGTGAGTCGTGACACTGTTGATAGGATGTGTACCTCTAAAcacatatatgtatataacATCATACAACTTTATGTAAACAGTATGTATGTCATAGGAAACAGAATGATAGGATGTCTACCTCTAGATACATATATATGTGTATAAGATCCTACGACCTTATGTAAATGGTATGTGACATAGAAAGGGAATGGCTGGATTACTCAATTTTCCAAACAATTCCAGGGCGAACCTAATATCACCACTTGGCCTTTGGACAAATAGTGGTCGTACGAGTCCACCCTATTGTAAGCTCATTAATTTTAGTTACCAAGATGTTTGAGCATATAGCAAggtgacaaaaaaaaagagtgagTCAAAGTTAGTTAGCTTGATGATCAATGGAGCCTATAAAGGCTGTATCTCATATCATTAACAGAGAAAGAATCAATTCAGTTACATTCTGTTATtcagttctctctctctctctctctctctctccccttcTCTCTATTGTAATATAAGCTAACTGTACGCACATGGTGCAATGCATTAACAAGAATATTTACAATATATTATTGTTAGAATACAATAAAAACTACCCTCGTGTCTCAGTTAGATAAATTAGGTCTAAATCTGAACAAGTAACTACACTGATATACTGCAATAAGTGAAAAAATATCTCcttcaaataaattaataagaaaTATTAAAAAGTATTGAGAGCCATCCAATTTGGGCGCTTTTAATTAGGCACGCCTATTCAGAAGCTTTTTTGATATCTGTATCAAAATATTATAGGTAGATTAGATATAAGCACTTATTCATATGTTAACATGAGAAGTTTATTAGAGCTTATTGGTAGGTCATAAGTTATTTTCAGAAGATTAACTAAAGACCTACTGAAGTGTTTATATGCTCTCCAAACATGACCATGATAAAAGAATCAAATTCTTAAGAGTACCTGGTAATCCATTCCAATGTCCCAACATAAACCTTTCTGTTGCCAATGGTTGCTACTGCACCAGAACCAGGTTCTTCAAGGAATGTTCCATCTACTACCTGTAAAGTTGAGGGAAAAAAATTAACACTTGACATACGACATGCACACATTAATACTGGTAAGTTTTATTCTGTGGAGCCCATTGGTTAGCCAGAGTACGAAAAATATTATGCAGTGCCACAATTCATGAGCCAGTCTCCTACAAAAACTAGAATCCAACTAACCTAGCCATTATGACTGTGTATGTCACTTAAAAGCCACAGCATCCCAAGGAGAAGATTTTTGGAGGGGAAAGGGAAATTAGTTAGAGGAGAGAGGGATTGGATATTCTTAGAATTTAGGGTCGACCTAAATCaatcccaaaagctagctcataaGTGAAGATTGCCAAAGAGTTTTATAATGATTATTTTAGACATATCTCTAGCCGACGAGGGATCTCAATACACTTGTCTCATTCCTAGTATTGGACATCTGGAGTGTAGAGTTTGTAGAATTGATGGCTACATTGAAGGCAACCTAGGGTGACTGCGTTTGAAGTATACCTGGATATGTTCTGTTATGATAGATTACTGTTATGACAGAAGATACATTGTTAGGATAAAGTATATTATTCAGTTATGATAGATTATGACAACACACGATTTTATTGTTTTAGACTAGGTAGTTGGCTAGGAAACCTAGTCTATAAGCATTGTATTCCGAGTCATGTCAATTAACATTAACTATTAAAACAATTAGTGTCAAGTTGGTACCAGCTCACCGTGGGCTAACCCGTTAAGATGTTCTGAGCACAACCTACTACTGTAGTCCTTTTTGCATTTAAAAATTAGAGAGATAAGatcagagaaagagagagagagagagagagagagagagagagagagagagagagagagagagagagagcaatgACTATGTTATTGATTACACCTGATTTATATAAAGCAGAATCGTAACTACTAATCATAACTGAATCCTAACAACTAATAGCGAACTTGACACATCAGCAAaccaactaactctgaatcaaaTACATCTTAGTATAGAACGAGATATACTTCAATGTTCCCTCCTCAAGCTCAACTGTGATGTACTGTGGATGCATCACACTGTTAGCTTGCTTCTTCAATGAATCTTGAAGTAGAAATTGGCAAGGCATCAGCTACTTGAAGATCAGCAGGCATATATTTTACTTGTAGTTGCTTGTTGATTACTTTTTCCCTTACAAAATATATCCAGTTCTATGTTTTGTCCTTGCATGTAGATAGGATTATGAGCTAGAGAAGCTGTATATAAATTGTTACAAAAGGGAGTTGGAACAGCAATACTTGGTTCTTTTAACCGTGACTGGACCCAAAGTATTCCTACTGATAGATGAGCTAAACTCCTATATTTAGCCGCTTTAAACACTTTTAGTTATAAGTACTGTAATAAAGGCGACTAAAGGTTGTCAATGAAGGCAGAAATTTGGGttgggggaggggggggggggggggctgtAACGAAGGAAGTAAGGGTTTGCCGTGAAAGCAGAATTTTGGGTTCAATATCAAACCTGGCTAGTGACTAGCATAACAAGTTGAAGGAGCTAAATACACATTTTTAAAGGTCGGGAACTAAGTCGCACATGAGCCAAACTGCAGGGGGCTAATTTGCTTTGTCCCCataatataaaagaaaagagaagtttAGTACTCTTTGACATGTCTTCTCGGAAAACATAGCACCTCAATCGTCAAACAGATCATGTAATGTTCATGAGATAGCCCCAAATATGGAGAACAAAATCAAACATTGTCAAGAAATAAAATGAGAACCTTAGCATCAAGACAGTTAACTGCCTGAGCAGCATCCACAATTGCTTTCCCAACGGGATGTACTGAATTTGATTCTACAGCAGCTGCCAACCTCAGAATCTcaacatcagacaaagcatTTTCTATAGTTTGGCTGCATTGAAAAGGCAATGTTATACATAACCTTTTAATTGCATAACCTCAGCAAAAGATCTCATATAAATTCAGAATACAGACAATATTTACTATCATGTATTAACATAGAATGCCTTCTCCCAGGAGTATTCGCAGTTAAATACTTAAACTTGATTCTATACTGACAGCaaaatatatatcattttaTGCAGGTGAAAAACTAGACAAAGTCAACATCTATAGTAAGGAACCTTTCCAAATGAATTGTTTGTGATAAACGAACAGAAATTTCTTGCCCTACCTTGAGTTTGCATTTTCAATGCATGTAGAAGCAACAACCTTTGTTACAACAGGTCTACCAACTGTGAGGGTCCCTGTTTTGTCAAACACAACAGCGTTTACCATGGCAAATTTCTCTAGAATGTTTCCACCACGCAAAAGTAATCCTCTTTTAGCTCCCAAAGAAGTTCCAACCTGTTAAATACACAATTGTAGAGGAAGGCTTAGTTCAAAATAGTGATAGCTACGGTGGTTACAGATGTGACCTCTATGAAGATGTTACCAGCACAGCGGTAGGTGTGGCTAACCCAAGTGCGCATGGACAAGCAACAACCTGCGTCAGTAAACATGTATTACTACCAGAACAGAATTTTCATTTAAGCATTATCTAAAACTTGAAAGCTCAAATTAGGCTTATTTTCCTTTTATTAAGGAAAGTAAGAGATAGTAAAGAGAGAAAAgactgagagagagagagtgagagagagatatTGTAATGGGATACATTGCTAGGTGCAGCCTCCCTCATATATATAATACTAGGTTAGGAGTAGTACAATGCTACAGTGTACCAACTTAAAGTACATATGGGTCAGGCCCATAGACTCTACGGCCAACCTTAACTCTTAACATTATCCTTATCgctaacactccccctcaagctgaAGCATAGATATTAATCATGCCCGGCTAgttacaaataaaatcattacgCACCCTATTCAGAGCATTTGTAAACACATCTGCAAGTTGATCACCTGTCCTAACTCCTAACATAAGAAGTGGGTATAAGGTTCTGTTGAACCTTCTCACGGATAAAATGACAATCCACCTCAATAAGTTTAGTTCTTTCATGGAAAACTAGATTTGATGAGATATGTAAGGCAGCCTGTTTATCACACCACATTTTCATTGGAGATATGCTCTCAAAAAGACACAATAGCCAGTGGTGGATAACAAGTGTGACTCAAAAAAGTCGTGTATAATAGTATATAAGTTAAAGGGCACACAGACCTATTGCCGTAAGTGgcttaaggttttgtggtgtgcGGATGTTACTTATATCTCTAACAGCCATAATCTGGTCTTAATCTATATATTCCCAGCATCCAAATAAGTTTTCTTGACTGTGTTTGAAACATCTTTGACTAGCATTGTATAGATGACCAAAAAGTATGTTCATGCTACCGTGTAGCTCAAAATATGTGATGTATATGATGCCCATGGAAAACATTTTAAAAACATACCAAAACACTGCAAGCAAACTGCAAAGCCAGTGAAACTGCACTCCCTTGATATGCAGTGGCAGGTAAAATGTGTGTGCCAAACAGACTCCAGAACGTAAATGTGGTAACAGAGACAGCCATCACTCCATAGGTGAAGTATCCTGCTACCTGGATacacaaaatgatgttcctTGATTTAGTGGGAGATATATAAGCATATAGATACTTGAAAATACCTACAATACCCAGCAAGGGATCATACAATGTTAAAGAAGAAAATCATACACAGACTTTGTTAGAGTACATTGAGTTTGTATTTACTATGCTGCTGCATCATCTTTTGAGTAGTTATGACAGCTGACATATGCAGCTGTTTgtattctcctatttatgtcagctgttggtattctcctatttatgtcaGCTGTATGTTACAGCTGTTGCcattctcctgttcttctataTAAGGATATCACATCTTCTGTAATCACTCAGATTATCAATAATACATTTTCTGttatatttctatttctctcttctctctctcattgCTTCTCTAATTTTAACATGGTAATCAGAGCTTCAATCGGTCCTTGATACATGGCTGCTGCACCTGCTTCCGTTGTCAATGTTCTTGAGTCTCTGTCTCGTACTGCAACAATCAAGCTTGATGATTCGAATTTCTATTCTTGGCGTCAACAAGTTGAAGGTGCGATTCGATCGCATCAGCTTCATGATTTTCTGGTTGATCCAGAAATTCCACAACGTTTTCTGACTGAAGAGGATCGTGTAGCTGCGACTGAGAATCCAGCTTATACGACTTGGATTAAGCAAGATTCCATGGTGTTTACATGGCTCTTGACGACTCTATCTCCGTTTGTTCTTCCAACGGTGATCAACTGCGAGAGATCATCGCAGGTTTGGCGTGAGATCCTTGACTTTTTTGAGAATCAGTGTCGCGCACAGTCTGCTCAGCTCAGATCTGAGCTGAAGAACATAAC
This window harbors:
- the LOC130714883 gene encoding potassium transporter 7-like isoform X2 encodes the protein MILLGFQTLGVVFGDVGTSPLYTFSVMFRKAPINGNEDILGALSLVLYTLILIPLVKYVLVVLWANDDGEGGTFALYSLICRNAKVSLLPNQLRSDARISGFRLKVPSAELERSLKIKERLETSQTLKKILLLLVLAGTSMVIANGVVTPAMSVLSSVNGLKVGVDAIHQDQVVMISATCLVILFTVQKYGTSKVGLAVGPALFIWFCFLAGIGIYNLVKYDSSVFRAFNPIHIYYYFERNSTKAWYSLGGCLLCATGSEAMFADLCYFPVRAVQLTFVFLVLPCLLLGYLGQAAYLMENHADGGQAFFSSVPSGAFWPTFLVANIAALIASRAMTTATFSCIKQSIALGCFPRLKIVHTSRKFMGQIYIPVINWFLLAVSLVLICSISSIDEIGNAYGIAELGVMMMTTILVTLVMLLIWQIHIIIVLSFLVVFLGLELTFFSSVLGSVADGSWIILVFAVIMFFIMFVWNYGSKLKYETEVKQKLSNDLMRELGCNLGTIRAPGIGLLYNELVKGIPGIFGHFLTTLPAIHSMIIFVSIKYVPVSVVPQRERFLFRRVCQRSYHMFRCIARYGYKDVRKENHQTFEQMLMESLEKFIRREAQERSLESDGNDDTESEDEYSGSRVLIAPNGSVYSLGVPLLADFNDIGKSIFEASTSEEVNNTSPKPPVLDAEQSLERELSFIRMAKESGLVYLLGHGDIRARKDSWFIKKLMINYFYAFLRKNCRRGITNLSVPHSHLMQVGMTYMV
- the LOC130714883 gene encoding potassium transporter 7-like isoform X1, whose product is MRSPSSTHFTSEDGDPERALSVDSTESRWVFQEDDDGDPSEIEEFDPSYLRHQSMFDSEDEDYGDQKLVRTGRRVDSFDVEALEVPGVIRNDYEDISVGKMILLGFQTLGVVFGDVGTSPLYTFSVMFRKAPINGNEDILGALSLVLYTLILIPLVKYVLVVLWANDDGEGGTFALYSLICRNAKVSLLPNQLRSDARISGFRLKVPSAELERSLKIKERLETSQTLKKILLLLVLAGTSMVIANGVVTPAMSVLSSVNGLKVGVDAIHQDQVVMISATCLVILFTVQKYGTSKVGLAVGPALFIWFCFLAGIGIYNLVKYDSSVFRAFNPIHIYYYFERNSTKAWYSLGGCLLCATGSEAMFADLCYFPVRAVQLTFVFLVLPCLLLGYLGQAAYLMENHADGGQAFFSSVPSGAFWPTFLVANIAALIASRAMTTATFSCIKQSIALGCFPRLKIVHTSRKFMGQIYIPVINWFLLAVSLVLICSISSIDEIGNAYGIAELGVMMMTTILVTLVMLLIWQIHIIIVLSFLVVFLGLELTFFSSVLGSVADGSWIILVFAVIMFFIMFVWNYGSKLKYETEVKQKLSNDLMRELGCNLGTIRAPGIGLLYNELVKGIPGIFGHFLTTLPAIHSMIIFVSIKYVPVSVVPQRERFLFRRVCQRSYHMFRCIARYGYKDVRKENHQTFEQMLMESLEKFIRREAQERSLESDGNDDTESEDEYSGSRVLIAPNGSVYSLGVPLLADFNDIGKSIFEASTSEEVNNTSPKPPVLDAEQSLERELSFIRMAKESGLVYLLGHGDIRARKDSWFIKKLMINYFYAFLRKNCRRGITNLSVPHSHLMQVGMTYMV